Genomic segment of Colletotrichum destructivum chromosome 5, complete sequence:
GTACTCTCGTGGTCTTTTTCTGATTCCTACTGCAACTTTCCTCTTCGCCTTCCATCAAATCCCCCCTCTGTCTCTATCTCTATCAGCCGATTTAAAAAATAACACATAAAATAACCTCGATCGTACGACTCATTCGTCTTGACATCGTCATCACCAATTCCCCCAAGGGCCAAGGAAAGAACCCGGCATACCCACCTCATCTGTCCTGTCACAATCAAAAATCAAAAATACATTACGGAAACAGAAAACCCGCACCGTGGGCCAGGGAAACCACCGCCACCTGGAACATGCATATCCCGGCAGCACTCCCGTCACAAAGCGCCGAAGCTCGACTCGAAGGGAGTACCGAGAGCGGCGATTTGGAGCCAGCCAGTCCGCCAGGCCGCGCAATGGTCCAGGCCTACTCCATTGTGTAGACTGCACAACCTCCACCCCTTTGCGTCCATTTTCTGCCACCCAGTGTTCGTATACATCATGAACGAAACCGAATCCAGAACCTCGTCTGCACCaccatccccttccccctctttACCCCTCCTCGCTCAGCCTCGTTCCAAGAAACCATCCAACCAAGAGCCTCCTCATCAGATAATGGAGGTGGCATCGTCAACCTCCCTAACGACACAACCCCTGCACACTGAACTGTGAGGCACAGCCGAGAACTGTGAGTGTGACGCTGGTCACACCGCCAAGCACTGGCTTTCCACTCCATCTGGTGCTTCAGGAGCCGGACGCTAAACATCCTCTCCGCCACAACGGCTGTGCCCAAACGATTACACACCAAGGAGACGTTACGACGGATAACCTGCTGTCAGTGCATTCGAGCTTAGCAACAAGAATTTCGTGCCTTGATGGAATCAATGGGACAGGAATAAAAACAATCTTTCATCATTCCTCAGCGACCGTCCAGTGTCGCCCCGGGGTGGGTATTTAAGATACGTGCTAACTCATCCGCTCATCTGCAGGCGGATGCATGCTGCTCAACATTCTAGAAGGACGCTTGATGACGTGCAGCCAGAAAACTTACATCCCGACGTGTTctgcgggggggggggtcctATCCCATAATAAACCCTTCGTGAAAAAAGTTACCTTCCAGCCATCTTCCCGTGGGCCGTCGGGCTTTGCCGAGTCGATCCATTGGCCAATGCTACCAAGGCCCGTTCCCCTCGTATCGTACTTGTTGTTCTGCGCTTGATGTGgataagtagtagtagtgTAGGCACCGTGCTCCCTTCATATCCCCTTCTACATGTTCTGTAGCACTGTACGGTGTGCCTAGCCGAAGGGTACCCGCGAGCCGGCCAAGTGGTGGCCGAGATGCTCCGCACGCCGCCCTCTCAGTCATCGTCCTTTTGCAGACCTTGCCTGCCGCGGCCCATCCTCTCTCCCAGGCTCATGTTGCCGGCTTTCCGGTGCAGGCCGTTGACGAACTCCCTGTCGCCGTACTTGGAAGACCGCTCTCTCGCCtggtcgtcggcctcgcgcGCGGCCTTCTCACGCTCTGCCAGCGCCGCTAGCCGCCGGACTCGGTCGGTATCGAGGTCAGAAGCCGCCGATTGCATCGCTGCTAGCTTACGTGCCCTTTCCTCATCCGCAGCTCCGTTGTCCGGTTCTTTGTCACTATTGGCACGACCGTCGGGTCGTCTGTCCCGGTCTTGCCGCCGATTGTCGTAGTTCCTGCGGCCTCGGTACCCCGGTGCGTCCCCGGTTCGGTCATCCCGCTTGTCGCTCCCTTGAGGTGACCTTTCTCGTCGTCTGGCGGCACGACCTTCGTCGGAAACCGATCCAGGCCTTCTTCGTTCACGGTCCCCACGGCGGTCGCGGCGGTGTTGCCTGCCGTAGTCGTCCTTGTCGCTATGATCGCGTCGGCGTGGCGATCTCGATCTCGAAGACCGTCTGCGTCGATAGCTGTGCTTGTCCTCGGAATCgctgcgtcgtcgtctctcATGGCGGTCCTCGTCTTCAGAGTCGTCTCTCCGCCGGCGCGGACTTCTGGATCTGGAGTAGgaccgcctcctccgtcggTGCCTttctttgtcgtcgtcgccatcgcgaTGTCTATGATGATGCCTTCTCTTGTGCTTCTCTTCTCTGTCCTTGGACTTTgacttgtcgtcggcgatgcccaTAGATGCCAGCAGCTGTCTGCGCTTGATGGGATCATTCATCATCGCCTCGTAGGCGGCTTGCTCTTGTCTCTTGATGGCGAGCAAAGGGTCTTCCCGGACCTTGGCTGCGGTATCTCTTGCTGTGTTGGCCGCCTGCAGTGCCATGAAACTCTCCTGTCCAGCCTGCTTCTCTAGATTTTTGTGCTCCGTACCCTTGAGCAAGTTATCGATGCGGCGCTTGCCGAGGAGGTAGCTCTCGCGCTCCTCTGTCGTGCCAGTCTGTCCATCGGTGGGGCCGCTGTAGAGAAACTCGACGCGATCGACTCGTTTGGTGTGGCCGGCGGCCTCAAGCTTCTTCTGCAGCTCTTCGCGCTCGCGCTCTTCCTTGAGTTCGTTGATTCTCTGCTGTGTCTTCTTGCgctcctcgagggccttTCGTTCCTCCTCCCAGACCTTGGCCTGGTTCTTGATGAGGGAGGGATGGAAACTCTTTTTCAGGTTGAGATCGCCACCCATGTTGACGACTGTCCCTATGGGTTTTTGAAATGGTTCTCGACGGTTTTATGGGCAGTGTACAATGTCGGGAAAAGGGCTCGTGGTGGCAGGCGTGGATTAAATTTCGAGTTGTAGAAGAACGGCGACCGATACGGCTGTTGGTCTGGTTAAGGCGGTTGGGAACGAAAAGTTGCCTCCCGCCTCCCGCTTCCCGTCTCGCTTCTGCGTGGCCAGTGCGCAATCTATTGTGTTTGGTGGGCCCTTCCAATCGATAAGCTCCCCCGCCTTCAACGTCTAACCCCAGCTGCACTTGCCTCTGCACCTGTCTGGCACTTTCAGTAACCTGCCTGCCTTACTCTTCAACTCCAAACAACCCGAACCTCTTCACCTCTTTCCTCTCGTCACCATCTGCCAACGTGGTCCCTCCCTCTCACCCTTAATTATCCCGCCGCGGTAATCGATATCTCTCAATAGCGCCAGCCCATAACCACCTGCCAAGATGTCTGACGATGAGGACTTCATGCAGGAGTCGGACGAAGAACAGTGAGCTATTCTCAACTGGAGCCTCCCTTTTGCAACCGGGCACCGTTGCGGAAACCACTGAAGCTGATCGTGGGCCAGGTACGACTTTGAGtacgaggaagacgacgacgaggactcCGGAGACGTCGGCATCGAAAACAAATACTACAATGCGAAGCAGTTGAAACTCACCGACCCCGAGGATGCCATTGCCGAATTCCTGGGCATACCACCGTtagaagaggagaagggcgaaTGGGGCTTCAAAGGTCTAAAGCAAGCCATTAAGCTTGAGTTCAAGCTAGGACAGTACGAAAAGGTGAGGACGGTGCCTTCAGAGCGGTGACACACCGGCAAGGGTGGGAAATGCTGACGCGGGGATAAGGCGACAGAACACTACGCCGAGCTACTGACGTACGTCAAGTCGGCCGTGACGAGAAACTACTCGGAAAAGTCGATCAACAACATGCTGGATTACATTGAGAAGGGGTCGGATGGACCCAGGGCAGTGGCTTGTGTGGAGAAGTTCTATTCGCTCACGCTTGAGAGCTTCCAGAGCACCAACAACGAGAGGCTGTGGCTCAAGACCAACATCAAGCTTTCCAAGCTCCTGCTCGACCGGAAGGACTACAACACCGTCACTAGGAAACTCCGGGACCTCCATAGGGCTTGTCAGAAGGAAGACGGCAGCGACGATCCCAGCAAGGGCACGTATTCTATGGAGATATACGCCCTCGAGATCCAGATGCacgccgagaccaagaacaACAAGCAGCTCAAGCGCCTCTACCAGCGCGCCCTGAAGGTCAGGTCGGCGGTTCCCCACCCCAAGATCATGGGCATCATTCGTGAGTGCGGTGGCAAGATGCACATGAGCGAGGAGAACTGGGCCGAGGCACAGACAGACTTCTTCGAATCCTTCCGCAACTATGACGAGGCCGGCTCGCTCCAGCGCATTCAGGTGCTTAAGTACCTGCTTCTCACAACCATGCTGGTCAAGTCCACCATCAACCCCTTCGACTCGCAGGAGACGAAGCCATACAAGCAGGATCCACGAATCACTGCGATGACGGACTTGGTGGACGCCTACCAGCGCGACGATGTCCACGCGTACGAAAACGTCCTCCAAAAGAACCAAgacatcctcgccgacccGTTCATTGCCGAGAACATTGATGAGGTGACGCGCAACATGCGCACCAAGGGCGTCGTCAAGCTCATTGCCCCTTACACACGGATGAAGCTGGCTTGGATCGCGAAGCAGCTGAAGATCTCGGAACCCGAGGTCCAGGACATCCTTGGCTTCCTgatcgtcgacggcaagatTGACGGCAAGATTGACCAGCAGGCCGGCACGCTCGAGATCCAGTCGGACGCGGACAGCAGCCGCACCAAGGCGCTGTACGAGCTTACACAGTCTGTCTCGAGTCTCTACACGACTGTGTTCAAGGAGAGCGATGGCTTTCGGTCGACTGATTTCCCTACAGACGAGCAGACCATGGACATGGTGGGCGGTGGCATGACGCCCAGAAGCGGCGGCCCACGGGGCCATCCGCGGGGACCCGGACGAAAGGGTAAAGGCGTGATGCCGTTGTGGACATGAACAACAAAGAGCAAGATCACGGTCATGGCATGGCACGGGGCGAATCATACAGGGCAGACGACAGAACATAGATTTGGTTGGCATCTGCGGTTTGCCACGAACCTCTCTCCACAGAAACGCACATGGAGCCGCATTGAGGTTAATCACAGACAGGGCGAGGGAAGCAAAATCAATGAGTTTAGAAGATACCAAAACAACGCCatccaaaaaaaaaattgaAACCCCTTtctaccccccccccccaacagTTGCGTCCACACAGGAGACGGTGGTTGGAACAGCGTCTATACCATGTCTGCAGAGgaggccggggagggggggctaTTTCATTTAAAGAAAGGACCCGAAGCAGCTTTCCGCTGCAAGTCACTTGATCCGTTCGACATTTTGCTTTTCTCTTCTAGACCTTGAAGAACCTCGGAAGCGGAGTATACGAGTGAGAGAAGCAAGGACAGGCGAGGTTAGAGACAGAGGAAGAACACCATCTTGGGGGCTGGCTTACGACGGCGCGTGGGAAGTCTGAGAGATGGCTTccgcagcaggccggctGGGGCGGAGTTTGCGTCGTTCGCGCGGGTAAAATTAAATTGCAAAATGGGAAGCCTCTTCCAGTCCCATCTCCTGAGACGGCTAGGCCTTGTTATACATGGAGGAGCAATAATAACGAGCTTCGTAGAGAGAAAGAATTCTCAAGCTTGAACACTCCTTGAGTTGCTTGACGCCCTTGTGTCTGCCCTCCTGTGTGCGACGATCCCATAGAGCCAACACCTACTGCTCGCAAGCACACCAAAATATGACGTTCCCATCCCCTCCAGTGACGAGGATCACAGAGGGCAATGGGAAGGAAGGCGAGTTCCAACACGCCATCCATGGAGCGTATGTCAAGTTTCAACGTCCCCAGCTTATCGCGTTGGCAGAGTCGCAGCCGACTCAGGATACCACCCACCATCCGCGTTGTCCATATTGGCAGCCGGCTAGTCGTTCGGCTCTCTTGCGTGAGTTACGTGGTGTTCGATTCGTTTGGTGGTGCTGTAAGCAATTATCTGTACGGGTACCCTGTTAGGATGTACAGTAACAGACTCTGCACATCACCAAACAGGTGAGCACTCTGTAAACAAGCACCCAAGCCCCTCCTCGTTGTCGATACATTCGCGGGATGGTCTCGATGGTTACTGGCAGCGTAGCACCGAGAGCCCCCTAAGGGACCAGGCCTtttctcgccctcgcccttctcatctGCCGGCCGAAACAGTGGTGCCGACCGATTTGGTGTTGCTTTTCTCCCGACGTCGGGGGCCATCCACCGCCGAGAGAAGATCGACGTTGTCTTTAAGTCTAGTCTGGGTCTATCCTTTATCTCAGTGCAGGATACGTATGGTCGAACAGCAGCCGGAGCTTTGCTTCGGTACCTGTCGCATGGTACAGCATGATGGatgtgtcgtcgtcgtcgaatgGTTGCGaacctcgtcgaccagatCGTCATTCGGGTTCCTGAAACCAGAACTGGACTAGGGACAGGCGAACAATGCGACTTCCCATCCGTTAGGCTTCCTCCCGTGCCACCACTTCGTTTACAGTGTCACGGAAGTGGTTGTGGAACTGGCTCGTTTACTCAGACGTCGGCATTGGACGCGAAATGGGCGTGCATGTGTTGCACAATGTAGTGGTAGGTGGAGTGCATGTCGCCTGCTCGTCCATGACTGGGTgccctcctttcccttccGTATCTATCCCTCGCCGATACGACAACTATTCTCTGCACCGTGTCGAATATCGTTTTGGCGGCTCGATAATTGGACGACGTATTTGGGTCGCACAGCACATCAGGCATGCAGAAGGAGGAGATAAGTGTATTACCAGAGTCGCCTCGAGGGCCAACGCAGTTCGCAGCCAGAGTAGAGGAACTTGATCAACGTGATGTGCTTGGGCAAGCGACTGTTTGTCTGCATAGGTAGTGGACACTCGCATGCCGCAATCTCGGGCTGTGCTCACCTGGGGCCGAAGACAAACGCCACGCCATGACTTCTCCGTGAAGTCGGTTCTGTAGGTGACTTCATGCTGCCGTCAATATGGTCAATGACCAACGCTGATGACCCTGCCGCACAGGAAAGGGGTTTCGTTCGCCGGGTGTCTTGTAGACCTGACGACTTCTCAAACGACGAGGGCGGTTCCAGCCGACGTTGGCCGAGGATGTCCATACCTTGCGGTCAAGGAGGACCGCCGAGAGCAGTAAGCATGTCGTACAGTAACAACATCAACGGGTTGCTCCAAGTGGCGAAGTCCCAGTCCCAGCAACCATCTCTCTTatgtcgtcgttggccaATAGCCATTGCAATGAGTTTCCAGAACACTGCCTAGATCCAGCCTTTTGGCCCCCTTCTCAGCTCCACCGTTCGACGGCTGATCCACGCAGGCATAGCTCACCGAAGCCGGAGACAACGAGTAGCGTGCTAATCGTTTTTTAGCGACGTCGCCGATCCACATCGATGAGATATTGAACTTGACGCTCTTCCATCGTCGACCTGATGAAAACGAGAGGGGAAAGGTTGTAGACTGTACGAGGGAGGGAGGCTAGCCAAGCTGATCATACTCAATATGCGTGCGCAGGGGTCGAAGGCGCCGGAAGAATGAGCTGTCACATCGCCAAGGGTCCATGGTTACTCTAGAGGGGATATTTCGTGCAGCCCCTAGCTGTGCACCTGCATGACAAGACGCTTCTCAGGGCGGGAAGAAAGCGGCGGCCTGCGGTAGAAATAGACGTGTCCACATCACAGGCCAGTCCTCTTCTTTCCTCCATTATCCACCAGCCAGGCAAGAAGCTCCCATTGCAAGTCGCCGTCCCATGCGAGTATCAGAGACGACGGGGGGCGGGGACGGGCGGGCAACGAAAGCAATGTGGGCGGGCGGACGACGGCCGATGCAACGCTGCTAATGATGAGCTGGCGATGTTGGAACTCCTCCTGGCTAATGCTTTTGGCTCATCTGGCGTTGTCTCCAGACCTCAGCTGAATCCGTAATCAATATCGACAAACTTCTCGGACGAGTCGAGAGTGGGACGATCATGAGTGCAGGTACGCCTTTCGAGAGAGGCTATTGGTCTCTTCGGAATTGCGGACTCGAAAAAAACGTGCCTGGCCCCTCACCCTCGGTCCAGGAGGCGTCCCGTCCACTACAAAACTATTATTTGCCTGCCCCGGCCTGGCCTTCACAGGTGGTCCTGCCCCAGGGCCAATGATTACAGGGGTAATCGACGCTTGGAGTGATCCTCTCGGGTCACAGGCTAGGGCGAATCCGCAATAGCGTGAAATCAAGGCCGGGTGGGTATAGGGCTTGGACCAGCGTTGTTATCTTGGGGGCGGCTGCTTACCTCGACCTCCTCTGAGCTCGCAAAGAACGTAGCCAATAGACCATCCTTGCTGGTACGGATGCTGCAACATGATATGCCACCGCTGGTGCTCATTCGCCGAAAGTCAGGTGCGGATGCCGACCAGCTGTGCCCGTCCTTTGACCACCGCCGTTTTGCCGTTTCTTGTCCATGTCCGTGGCCGTTGGACACACGGTACATGAACGAATGGATGCTAACGGTAGCTCTATGCTACCCAAGTCCTGAGTGCTCCAATTCCCAGAGGCATGAGGTTTTGCGATGGCTAGATAGATACGAAGCTGCACTCGAATACTTTTCCACTTGCTCTCCGTAATGGGATTGGTGCGTCTGACGTATCCCGTGTAACAACCCAATGAAGAGATATTGAAGGACTAAGGTACGTTGCCAAGGTGGTCCCTCTTGAGATATGGAAGGACGAGAGTGGTCAAACAAGATCGAATGGTCATgtagccccccccccctggtgTGTTGTACGCCAAGACCGTGGGTCACTTCGTCCTGCCCTGTCGAGCTGCCATGCGACTCATTGTTCAAGAGATCTAATGTCTATatcgctcgctcgctcgaTCACTTGCTTGCTCTTCTTGTGCAATGCTGTGTTGGTATCTGGTTTACCCCATGTCGGAAGAGCTTGCGTGACATCCAGGGCCTAAAGACAAGTCACCAAGGGAGCACGAAAGAAATCAGTATAGCTGATCCGGGTTTGCGAATGGTTTTTAGTGGTTGTCTCGTCGTAGTCACCCCGGTGTACGCACGAATCAGGACCTTGTCCTGAATATCTGGGTAGTGATCCGGAAGGGAATGGCGGACGCAGATCCCGCGGCGTCCCCACGTTCCCAAGGTACCACAGGACCGCATTTTAGCAGAATGGACGTTGTCTAGTTTGCTTTCCTCTGGAGCAAACCCCGTTTTGCAGATCCGAGCTGTGTGCGGAACAGGCCGTTTAGCAGCTCCACCGCCCCGCACGGAACATGACTTATGGTCCCCACGCTGCTTGAGTCTTGGGGGGTGCCCGTCAGACTCTAACAGCCATGTTGGCAGGTGTCTGAAGATACCAAAATTGTGCGAGTCTGTGGCGAGTGAGTTTGTCGTATTGGAATCGCCCTCCTGCGAAACATTCATTAGCGTAATTCAAGAATTCGGGCCCAGAATTCTAAATGAGATTTTCAACCGTGGCACGGAACCTCGACCCGTTGATCATGGTGTGGGTTGCTGTAGAGTTCAGGCAGCCCGCGAGGGGCCGCGCCATGTTATTGCTCCGCTCACCAGTCTATGTAGGTTGATCGGGCCCGAAGGAAGTCCTTTACTCCAGTACTCGGATGCGAAGCAGTTCAACTATCGGGGTACCATTCAGCGGGACTTCGGCGGAATAGGGGCAAGGTAAAAGGTAGCTCCACCACGGCCTGCGCTCCTGTGCCAACGTCAGCTTCCCATTTCTTAGTCCCTTGACTCCTCGCGTACAATCAACTAACCAGGAGGTCTTGCCCAGGCGGCTGAGGCGGTCTTCGCACCTCAGATGCAGTCCAGTTATGCGAAACACTCGACTCGTGTTGCCCAATCTCTGGATAACCATTTACCGCCTTCACCGCTGTTGGGTCCGCGTGAAGAgaggcagcggcagcgatgCACACTCGCTCCTGGATGCCGGGAAGCACCGGGCTTGGCCATGCCCCTGTTCTTCTCAGCACTATGAAGAtgtcagggtggccagccAACAGCGGAGGCGTTGCATTTGGGCAGGGAGAGAGTGTTCGGTTGACCGTCGAGGCATCATGGGATGCTAGCCCCCTCCAGAACTGGATTCATTCTGCACGTCAAAAAGTTGTTCTTGGAAACACCGGTCCGTTGCAGCCGAAGTCGAGACCGGCAGTGGCCGCTTTCGGCTGTACACCAGGATGTCCCTGCCAAGTAAGCGCGGCAAGATTCGGCTGGGTGTACTGTAAGCCTGTCCCGTGGAAACGTCAGTCAGAAGCAGGCCAGTTAGACTAACAAGATGTTTAGCGGCCCTAGGTCTGTTTGTGTTGAGTAGCGGTGCTGGAAGCTGAGCAGTCAGGACATTGATAGAATCGAGGGAAAAGCCGGACATGGGCGGCTGTCGGTTGACGGTAAGCGCAGGACGCCGGAGGGACGGGGTTGTGCCTCGAACACCACGAGTGCGATAATGAAAATCAGCAGCCCACACTGGTactgccgtcgccgtggtTGTCCCACCTCCTGCGTGTCTCGTCACGCTTACCCACTTCTTGTCACACTTCGGAAGGACGAGAGAGGTGAACTAATGAGAGAACAAGCCCAGAGAGCTACGCCTTTGTCGCCTCATCGACCACCAATGGACAGGGGGCCAGACGAGCAGAACTACTGTGTGAGGAATGTTACTCAACCGCGTAGTTCTGCAGTGTGGAGACAGAGGATCACGATGGATCATCGGCACTACGGTGCCTGCCACGGTCCTTGGGGCGGCGTTCTTGTCTGGTGGACGATGCATCACGCTGATGCCAAAGTCTTGTGGCACCCCTGCGATTCTCGAGAATCGATCACGGATGATGGGCTGGTATGAGCGGGCTCGCAGCGACTGCTGGCGGGCCCCGTTCAACCAGGGCCCTTGTTAGCCCGAATGGTGAAGTGCAGGGGTTGCCCCCGGCTCCGAGATTCCCTGGAATGCCACCCTTGCTTGATTGTCGAGTTCATGTATCCTTCGCAAATTAATGTAATACGGCGTGATCTTATTACGAAGCTTAGGTTAGGGGCGGCAAACTGGGCCCAAGAGGTCAGTcagagggaggaagagaaccTCTACGATGGGCGTGGAAGTTCCCCAAGAGCTCGATACCTAATACTTACCTAAGTAGGTACTGTAACTGCAGGCAGAGGTCGTTGGTGGCCGGCGGTAATGATcgatacctaggtaggtacatgTACCTGATCTGTCACCAAGGCACCCGTACGCCAGTCGCGCTTTTTCGTTTGAACGAGAAGTGCGTAGGTATCCgaacctacctaccttacctcaGGTAAGCACCGGGATTGTGAGGAAAGACCACTGGCAAGGAAAGAGCCTGTGGGTATCCGTCCAGACACTTACCCAGGTACGAATATCTAGCACTATCGGGTTGGGGGAGTGGCGCGGGCGTGGACAGCACCGCAACAACCAAATGCCCCGAACGCAATATCGTGATATCTCTGCCTGTGCTGTTATAAGCTGTacctctccgccgccgggtccCGTTTCATGGGACTGCCCGTTCCCGCGGCCAACTTGTCTATTCTTTGAATTGGCTGGCTGACAAATGATTGAACCAATCAACATGTTGCAGGAAGCACGATGCAGACCCGGCGACGCCAGACGGGCCAGACCCATCCATCTCTGGGTCGAAGCAGGATCGCTGTCGTCAGTCGTCACATCGATCGTTTCCGTTTGTCTCTCAGC
This window contains:
- a CDS encoding Putative CBF1-interacting co-repressor CIR domain, pre-mRNA splicing factor — protein: MGGDLNLKKSFHPSLIKNQAKVWEEERKALEERKKTQQRINELKEEREREELQKKLEAAGHTKRVDRVEFLYSGPTDGQTGTTEERESYLLGKRRIDNLLKGTEHKNLEKQAGQESFMALQAANTARDTAAKVREDPLLAIKRQEQAAYEAMMNDPIKRRQLLASMGIADDKSKSKDREEKHKRRHHHRHRDGDDDKERHRRRRRSYSRSRSPRRRRDDSEDEDRHERRRRSDSEDKHSYRRRRSSRSRSPRRRDHSDKDDYGRQHRRDRRGDRERRRPGSVSDEGRAARRRERSPQGSDKRDDRTGDAPGYRGRRNYDNRRQDRDRRPDGRANSDKEPDNGAADEERARKLAAMQSAASDLDTDRVRRLAALAEREKAAREADDQARERSSKYGDREFVNGLHRKAGNMSLGERMGRGRQGLQKDDD
- a CDS encoding Putative proteasome component (PCI) domain, winged helix DNA-binding domain superfamily, with product MSDDEDFMQESDEEQYDFEYEEDDDEDSGDVGIENKYYNAKQLKLTDPEDAIAEFLGIPPLEEEKGEWGFKGLKQAIKLEFKLGQYEKATEHYAELLTYVKSAVTRNYSEKSINNMLDYIEKGSDGPRAVACVEKFYSLTLESFQSTNNERLWLKTNIKLSKLLLDRKDYNTVTRKLRDLHRACQKEDGSDDPSKGTYSMEIYALEIQMHAETKNNKQLKRLYQRALKVRSAVPHPKIMGIIRECGGKMHMSEENWAEAQTDFFESFRNYDEAGSLQRIQVLKYLLLTTMLVKSTINPFDSQETKPYKQDPRITAMTDLVDAYQRDDVHAYENVLQKNQDILADPFIAENIDEVTRNMRTKGVVKLIAPYTRMKLAWIAKQLKISEPEVQDILGFLIVDGKIDGKIDQQAGTLEIQSDADSSRTKALYELTQSVSSLYTTVFKESDGFRSTDFPTDEQTMDMVGGGMTPRSGGPRGHPRGPGRKGKGVMPLWT